The Hippea jasoniae nucleotide sequence AAACGTTCCCTTTTTGCCCACAGTTTTGTTGTTTTACCAACTTCGCAGTAAATGCAATTATAGCTGCAGGTTTTATAGGGCACGATATTTATTCCCAAACTCAATCCAAGCCTGCGCGATGGCACTGGTCCAAACAAAAAATCCATTTCTAACCTCCATCGAATAATCTATCCACAAATCTTAAAGGAACATATTCAAAGTATTGATTTAGCCTGTCACATCTAAGCCTGCTAATCTCATCCTTATCCATATGCCTGATTTCATATAATTTTTTTAACGGGCCTTCTAACCGCTTAAACCTGTTTGCAACAACAAAAAACGGCTTTTTAAACTCTCTGGCAAGCAAAGCAAGATATAGGCTTCCGATTTTGTTAACAAACACATCATCCAATACAGCATCAGCGCCAACCAAAAAGCAGTCAACTTCATCAGCAACAACACCGTATGCGGCATCCTCAAACAGTAATACATCAATTTTTTCTCCTAAAAGATTTTCAGCAAGCAGTTCGCCCTCTCTTGCTGGGTGTCCAACAGAAACAAAAACCTTTTTGGGTCTAACCTTTAATATCGTTTCATATACGCTTTTTGAATAGGAGATTGTGGCTATAAAATTATAGCGTTTTAAATGTTCAAATGCCTGGCCAACAGCCTCCTCTTCGGCTTTTGCAAACTCATTTTTGAGTTTTACAAGCCCCTCTTTAGAATTAGACGATATAATTCTATCTGCCACATTAACAACAACGGCCATAGATTTTTGTCTTTTAGCTATTTTTTCAACAAGCAAAACAAGTGTATCATCTCCAAACATATCAACAGCGCAATCTATCATTTTTAAAGCTATGGTTGTTGAGGAGGATGTATGGTCAATGGCAAGCTTTTTTAAAATTTCCTTGCAATCCATACATAAATTGTAATATTAAAAAAGATAAATTCAAACTTTATTGAAGGGAGGCTAAAGTGCAAAGAAAAACAAAACTCCATATAGCTAAAGCCCTCTTTCCACAGATGGGATTCATAATACAGGATAAAAAAATGGCTTTGTGGGGTTTTGTAGTGGTGCTTTTGTTCCTTGGTATTTCTGGATGGCTGCCCGATGGGGTTGAAAACTTGCTTTTTGAAAATAATAAATTAAAAGGGATTTTACTTGTGGGTATCTCTTTAGCTATTCTTGGCGTGTTTTTTGAGGAGATATTTGACAAACTCAAACAGGATGGCATTAAAAATAAAGATGTAATATTAGACATCACAGGCGGACAAAAAATAGCATCCACCGCTGCTGCTTTTATGACACTTTTGTATCCCGATAGAGAATTTGAATATGTGTCAACATCAAACTACCAGATTAAAGCCTTCGACATAGAAATAGTAAAAAACGATAGTTAGATGGAAAAAGAGCTATTTATAGAAACATTTGCCCAAAAAGGTTGCCCTATCTGTTATCTCAAAGACAAACGCTTTGAGGAATTTCTCTTCTGGTTTGAAATGGAAGGTTTTAGAAATTTTAGTTCAATCAAAACACTACAGGAAAACATCAATATCTGCCAAAGACACAGACCAATCCTACTAAACCTCCAAAACAGGCTCTTTAACACATTTGAACCTATTATTGAAAGCGATCTAAAGCTGTTTAACAAGTTATTAGATAGGCAAAAAACCCCAAAAAAGCTTTTAAAAGGTGAGATTTCCAAAGAATGCAGATTTTGCATAGAGGAAAAGCGGATTGAAGAGCTGCTTGTGGATTTTTTTATACAGAACATCTCCGATGAGTCTTTTTTATCCAGATACCTCAGATCAGATGCCATGATTTGTAGAAAACATCTATTTGCAATACTAAATAAAGCTCCTTATCAGAAAACAAAACCGCTTATAGAAAAAACGATTAATTACCTAAAACAGGCAGAAAACCAAACAAAGAATTACTTTAAAAAATTAGACTACCTCTGCGCCGAAAAACCCCACGCAGAGGCGTATAAAAAAATTCTTCCTTTTTACTTAAAATAGGCTACTCAAATTTGACGAATTTATCAACAGGCACACCGCAGACAGGGCATTTATCTATATCAAGATCCCCTATTGCTGTAAAACCACAAACAGGGCAAACATAAACCTTATCTATTGTCTCATCCTCTTTGTTTTCAACCTTTTTCAATGCGTCGTTGTACATTTCCTCATGAATCTTTTCAGCTTCAAGTGCATAATGGATGGATCGCATTGCCTGTTTTTCTTCCTGTAGCTTTGCAATCGCATCGTAGGCTGGATACATCT carries:
- a CDS encoding eIF2B alpha/beta/delta subunit family protein, giving the protein MDCKEILKKLAIDHTSSSTTIALKMIDCAVDMFGDDTLVLLVEKIAKRQKSMAVVVNVADRIISSNSKEGLVKLKNEFAKAEEEAVGQAFEHLKRYNFIATISYSKSVYETILKVRPKKVFVSVGHPAREGELLAENLLGEKIDVLLFEDAAYGVVADEVDCFLVGADAVLDDVFVNKIGSLYLALLAREFKKPFFVVANRFKRLEGPLKKLYEIRHMDKDEISRLRCDRLNQYFEYVPLRFVDRLFDGG
- a CDS encoding rubrerythrin family protein, with translation MREMTKKALLDAFAGESMAHMKYLAFSEVAQKEGYPNIAKLFKAIAYAEQVHATNHAKALGLIGNTQENLKEAMAGENFEVNEMYPAYDAIAKLQEEKQAMRSIHYALEAEKIHEEMYNDALKKVENKEDETIDKVYVCPVCGFTAIGDLDIDKCPVCGVPVDKFVKFE